The following proteins are encoded in a genomic region of Fundidesulfovibrio putealis DSM 16056:
- a CDS encoding PhoU domain-containing protein, giving the protein MRFLEGVEENFRFMVLEVTKQVENTLKVLENPDPALVAKIESRDDYIDNLKSVIENKCFSRIHTGFGGDKRAIDLARAVNIITSNLERLADHAVNIVMQSQYLRDPHFIKRYDYKAFFSEITKALRLVVKALYNQDITLAFKICRAEVTLDALFKANFDIILKDLRKGESPENCITAHNIFRYLERMGDTILNIGEAIIFAAVGEKFKIHQYEALKETLGELGREVPISDGEFHSIWGTRSGCRIGKVEGARQGARTSGVLFKEGNAEKLRCETENIRRWEAIMPGLPPKVQAFHVDGDSASMLMEYLGGCTYQEVVLSGAPEIAANATFILEQTVRQLWQETRTDRTVKAGYVKQLTQRLDDVYRMHPSFRTPAMEMTGVPVAGFEAMLERTAELEARFEAPFSVFIHGDFNINNIVYNHEEQRIHYIDLHRSKDTDFVQDVSVFLISNFRMPVLDSLLRTRLDDVMKEFLSFSRAFAVENGDATFEARLTLGLIRSFITSSRFEFNHRFAKEMFHRGVYLMRKLDVHRQSGKPWEGFVLPDDVLIY; this is encoded by the coding sequence ATGCGTTTCCTGGAAGGCGTGGAAGAGAACTTCCGGTTCATGGTCCTGGAAGTGACCAAGCAGGTGGAGAACACCCTCAAGGTGCTCGAAAATCCCGATCCTGCCCTGGTGGCCAAGATAGAGAGCCGCGACGACTACATCGACAACCTGAAGAGCGTCATCGAGAACAAGTGCTTCTCGCGCATCCACACCGGCTTCGGCGGCGACAAGCGGGCCATCGACCTGGCCCGGGCCGTGAACATCATCACCTCCAACCTGGAGCGCCTGGCCGACCACGCCGTGAACATCGTGATGCAGTCGCAGTACCTGCGCGACCCGCACTTCATCAAACGCTACGACTACAAGGCCTTCTTCTCGGAGATAACAAAGGCCCTGCGGCTGGTGGTGAAGGCCCTCTACAACCAGGACATCACCCTGGCCTTCAAGATCTGCCGCGCCGAAGTGACCCTGGACGCCCTGTTCAAGGCCAACTTCGACATCATCCTCAAGGACCTTCGCAAAGGCGAATCCCCCGAGAACTGCATCACCGCCCACAACATCTTCCGCTACCTGGAGCGCATGGGCGACACCATCCTGAACATCGGCGAGGCCATCATCTTCGCGGCCGTGGGCGAGAAGTTCAAGATCCACCAGTACGAGGCCCTCAAGGAGACCCTGGGGGAATTGGGGCGCGAGGTTCCCATCTCCGACGGCGAGTTCCACTCCATCTGGGGCACCCGCTCGGGCTGCCGCATCGGCAAGGTGGAGGGGGCGCGCCAGGGGGCGCGCACCAGCGGCGTGCTCTTCAAGGAGGGCAACGCCGAGAAGCTGCGCTGCGAGACCGAGAACATCCGCCGCTGGGAGGCGATCATGCCCGGCCTGCCGCCCAAGGTGCAGGCCTTCCACGTGGACGGCGACTCGGCCAGCATGCTCATGGAGTACCTGGGCGGCTGCACCTACCAGGAGGTTGTCCTCTCGGGCGCTCCCGAGATTGCGGCCAACGCCACGTTCATCCTGGAGCAGACCGTGCGCCAGCTCTGGCAGGAGACCCGCACCGACCGAACGGTCAAGGCCGGGTACGTCAAGCAGCTGACCCAGCGCCTGGACGACGTGTACCGCATGCACCCCTCCTTCCGCACTCCGGCCATGGAGATGACCGGCGTGCCCGTGGCCGGGTTCGAGGCCATGCTCGAGCGCACCGCCGAACTGGAGGCGCGCTTCGAGGCCCCCTTCAGCGTGTTCATCCACGGCGATTTCAACATAAACAACATCGTGTACAACCACGAAGAACAACGAATCCACTACATCGACCTGCACCGCTCCAAGGACACGGACTTCGTGCAGGACGTGTCGGTGTTTCTCATCTCCAACTTCCGCATGCCCGTGCTGGACAGCCTGCTGCGCACCCGGCTTGACGACGTCATGAAGGAGTTCCTGTCCTTCTCGCGTGCCTTCGCCGTGGAAAACGGCGACGCGACCTTCGAGGCGCGCCTGACGCTTGGGCTCATCCGCTCCTTCATCACCTCCAGCCGCTTCGAGTTCAACCACCGCTTCGCCAAGGAGATGTTCCACCGGGGCGTCTACCTGATGCGAAAGCTCGACGTGCATAGGCAATCCGGCAAACCGTGGGAAGGCTTCGTCCTCCCTGACGACGTCCTCATCTATTGA
- a CDS encoding HprK-related kinase B: MSTTIKNLAAPFVERFPCPYELRLALGGFGVDVRSNDERLILWLKDYFRDFLRASGPALCEVLAIECDPQTLELDYLVKEPEPGKSKIKEEWADLPDGRVVRKRLTGMLFLFGGDCHLALGPCLDNPNQIVNFINNRFIEYKLNQGCLLGHAAGVSWRGDGLALAGFSGMGKSTLALHMMNLGLNFVSNDRVMLGRGEAGLTMYGVAKMPRVNPGTVLNNPSLSAVMPDEDRAAFKDLPIEELWSLEHKYDAFIDECYGAGRFDLEARAKGLAILNWKRGGGELTVAQVDIGKRRDLLPAFMKSTGLFYDSGTDMPVPDFSEDAYVAFLKDCTVLEVTGGADFERAAEELTKFLKG, translated from the coding sequence ATGAGCACCACCATCAAGAACCTCGCCGCTCCCTTCGTGGAGCGCTTCCCCTGTCCGTATGAACTCAGGCTGGCCCTGGGAGGCTTCGGGGTGGACGTGCGCTCCAACGACGAGCGCCTCATCCTCTGGCTGAAGGACTATTTCCGCGACTTCCTGCGCGCCTCCGGCCCGGCCTTGTGCGAGGTGCTGGCCATCGAGTGCGACCCGCAGACTTTGGAGCTGGACTATCTGGTCAAGGAGCCCGAGCCGGGCAAGTCCAAGATCAAGGAAGAGTGGGCGGACCTCCCCGATGGCCGCGTGGTGCGAAAGCGCCTCACCGGCATGCTCTTCCTCTTCGGCGGTGACTGCCATCTGGCGCTTGGCCCCTGCCTGGACAACCCCAACCAGATAGTCAACTTCATCAACAACCGCTTCATCGAATACAAGCTGAACCAGGGCTGTCTGCTGGGTCACGCGGCGGGAGTCTCCTGGCGCGGGGACGGGCTGGCCCTGGCCGGGTTCTCCGGCATGGGGAAGTCCACCCTGGCCCTGCACATGATGAACCTGGGGCTCAATTTCGTGTCCAACGACCGAGTGATGCTTGGCCGGGGCGAGGCTGGCCTGACCATGTACGGCGTGGCCAAGATGCCTCGCGTAAATCCGGGCACGGTGCTGAACAACCCGAGCCTGTCCGCCGTCATGCCGGACGAGGACCGCGCCGCCTTCAAGGATCTGCCCATCGAGGAGCTCTGGAGCCTGGAGCACAAGTACGACGCCTTCATAGACGAGTGTTACGGGGCCGGGCGTTTCGATCTGGAAGCGCGCGCCAAGGGGCTGGCCATCCTCAACTGGAAACGCGGCGGCGGCGAGCTTACGGTCGCGCAGGTGGATATCGGCAAGCGCCGGGATCTGCTTCCCGCGTTCATGAAGAGCACAGGGCTCTTCTATGACAGCGGCACGGATATGCCCGTGCCGGACTTCTCGGAAGACGCCTACGTGGCGTTCCTGAAAGACTGCACGGTGCTGGAAGTGACCGGTGGGGCCGACTTCGAGCGCGCCGCCGAGGAGTTGACGAAGTTCCTGAAGGGATAA
- a CDS encoding GAK system ATP-grasp enzyme yields the protein MKKIGVVGISDGWSSEILADACRQLTGFRLLIDMDKVVLDLEQGTVRFGEYDLGELDALIVKKIAPQYSPDVLDRLEMLRFLEQKGLPIFSKPTSILRLIDRLSCTVTLSAGGLPMPATVITESVDEAQDAVERFGKAVFKPLYSTKARGMEVISAGEGARSRIEAFQAAGNTIMYLQKMLPPLEKDLGVTFLGGKYLATYARKSSGSSWNTTTNAGGKYVAHEPSPEIIALAEKAQSLFDMAFTCVDIAETSQGPIVFEVSAFGGFRGLLDACGIDAAGAYAKYVLENIG from the coding sequence ATGAAAAAGATAGGTGTCGTCGGCATCTCGGACGGCTGGTCCTCCGAGATATTGGCCGACGCGTGCAGGCAGCTGACGGGTTTCCGCCTGCTCATCGACATGGACAAGGTCGTCCTGGACCTGGAGCAGGGCACTGTGCGCTTCGGCGAGTACGACCTGGGGGAGCTGGACGCGCTTATCGTCAAGAAGATCGCGCCCCAGTATTCGCCGGACGTGCTGGACAGGCTGGAGATGCTGCGCTTCCTGGAGCAGAAGGGGTTGCCCATTTTCTCCAAGCCCACGTCCATCCTGCGGCTCATAGACCGCCTGAGTTGCACCGTGACGCTCAGCGCGGGCGGCCTGCCCATGCCCGCCACGGTCATCACCGAGAGCGTGGACGAAGCCCAGGACGCCGTGGAGCGCTTCGGCAAGGCCGTGTTCAAGCCGCTCTATTCCACCAAGGCCAGGGGCATGGAGGTCATCAGCGCGGGCGAGGGCGCGCGAAGCCGGATCGAAGCCTTCCAGGCAGCGGGCAACACCATCATGTATCTCCAGAAGATGCTGCCACCCCTGGAGAAGGACCTTGGCGTCACCTTCCTGGGCGGGAAATACCTGGCCACCTACGCCCGCAAGTCCAGCGGCTCCAGCTGGAACACCACCACCAACGCCGGGGGCAAGTATGTGGCCCACGAGCCGTCGCCCGAGATTATCGCGCTGGCCGAGAAGGCGCAGTCGCTCTTCGACATGGCCTTCACCTGCGTGGATATCGCCGAGACCAGCCAAGGCCCCATCGTGTTCGAGGTGTCGGCCTTCGGCGGATTCCGGGGCCTCTTGGACGCCTGCGGCATCGACGCGGCCGGAGCCTACGCCAAATACGTTCTGGAGAACATCGGATGA
- a CDS encoding GAK system CofD-like protein, giving the protein MPTVTISHTVSLPDPVKIARFLKAPELGPRVLFFSGGTALRDLSRELVRYTHNSTHLITPFDSGGSSAKLRTTFKMLAVGDLRNRLMALADRSLHGNHEIYNLFAHRLPKDLGHDELMALLAAMIEGRDPLVADVPDPMRKIIRSHLKFFRKAMAATDFDLRGASIGNLILAGGFFNYNRQIDPVIYMFTMLVKARGTVRPIINKDLTLVAEMADGTLLAGQHLLTGKEGGPIAQPVKRVYLSENQQNLRPVAVNVRRKVKEQIRSAELICYPIGSFYSSLVANLLPMGVGDAISKAQCPKVFIPNPAGDPEQFGLGLGDSVRRLMEYLRASCTKPRPTQSLLNFVLLDRSKHYQTPLNLKQIEAMGISVIEADLRSLEKPPYFDEQAVIEHLLSLA; this is encoded by the coding sequence ATGCCAACAGTCACCATCTCCCATACGGTCTCATTGCCGGACCCGGTGAAGATCGCGCGCTTCCTGAAGGCCCCGGAGCTTGGGCCGCGCGTGCTGTTCTTCAGCGGCGGAACGGCGCTTCGCGATCTCTCCCGGGAGCTGGTGCGCTACACCCACAACTCCACGCACCTGATTACGCCGTTTGATTCGGGCGGCTCCTCGGCGAAGCTGCGCACCACGTTCAAGATGCTGGCCGTGGGCGACCTGCGCAACCGCCTGATGGCGCTGGCCGACCGCTCCCTGCACGGAAATCACGAGATTTATAACCTGTTCGCCCACCGGCTGCCCAAGGACCTGGGGCACGACGAACTCATGGCGCTGCTGGCGGCCATGATCGAGGGCCGCGACCCCCTGGTGGCGGACGTGCCCGACCCCATGCGCAAGATCATCCGCTCGCACCTCAAGTTCTTCCGCAAGGCCATGGCCGCTACGGACTTCGACCTGCGCGGCGCGAGCATCGGCAACCTGATCCTGGCTGGCGGGTTCTTCAACTACAACAGGCAGATCGACCCGGTGATCTACATGTTCACCATGCTGGTGAAGGCGCGCGGCACGGTGCGTCCCATCATCAACAAGGACCTGACCCTGGTGGCGGAGATGGCCGACGGCACGCTGCTGGCGGGCCAGCACCTGCTCACGGGCAAAGAGGGCGGGCCTATCGCCCAGCCGGTGAAGCGCGTGTACCTGAGCGAGAATCAGCAGAACCTGCGCCCGGTGGCAGTGAACGTGCGGCGCAAGGTGAAGGAGCAGATCCGTTCGGCGGAGCTCATCTGCTACCCCATCGGCAGCTTCTATTCGAGCCTGGTGGCCAACCTGCTGCCCATGGGGGTGGGGGACGCCATATCCAAAGCCCAGTGCCCCAAGGTGTTCATCCCGAACCCTGCGGGCGATCCGGAGCAGTTCGGCCTGGGCCTGGGCGACAGCGTCCGGCGTCTGATGGAGTATTTGCGGGCCAGCTGCACCAAGCCGCGCCCCACGCAGTCGCTTCTGAATTTCGTGCTGCTGGACAGGAGCAAGCACTACCAGACGCCCTTGAACCTCAAGCAGATCGAGGCCATGGGCATAAGCGTCATCGAGGCCGACCTGCGCAGCCTGGAGAAGCCGCCGTATTTCGACGAGCAGGCCGTGATCGAACACCTGCTCTCTCTTGCCTGA
- a CDS encoding amphi-Trp domain-containing protein, translating to MDKKDKKELPAREGKFSYEAVEDAASLAKYLQALTEGFASGSMRFSRKDLDMELCPKGLIGFAVEAKAKDGRMKLALKFAWRESVEAKEPKNDTLAIVPGACGEKV from the coding sequence ATGGACAAGAAGGACAAGAAGGAACTGCCCGCCCGCGAGGGCAAGTTCAGCTACGAGGCCGTGGAAGACGCAGCCTCGCTGGCAAAATATCTCCAGGCCCTGACCGAGGGCTTCGCCAGCGGCAGCATGCGCTTCTCCCGCAAGGACCTGGACATGGAGCTGTGCCCCAAGGGGCTGATCGGTTTCGCCGTGGAGGCCAAGGCCAAGGACGGACGCATGAAGCTGGCCCTGAAGTTCGCCTGGCGCGAGAGCGTGGAGGCCAAGGAACCCAAGAACGATACCCTGGCCATCGTGCCCGGAGCGTGCGGGGAAAAGGTGTAG